The following are from one region of the Carassius auratus strain Wakin chromosome 13, ASM336829v1, whole genome shotgun sequence genome:
- the golga4 gene encoding golgin subfamily A member 4 isoform X3: protein MFKKLKQKVIEEQSPQRSSAQVSSGERRAQPPLLNQDAPSSPSDRELLAGMIAEPAFLSEYTIFALDHSKRPKAAQVPSASVKAAGSSPRGSLNGDEIASPQSLAQKLQQKVSSVESLLRGSARGEGLFRSGSRDSLVRSSSRESLTLVGENEAQTTPAYDPSSDVESEAEDSPGSVESLSKEQLLNRLHRVERSLGNYRGKYSELITAYRTVQRDKEKTQAILSQSQDKALRRIGELREELQMDQQTKKHLQEEFDAALEEKDQMITVLQTQVSLLKKRLQASGGVLSSEVETSTDTVDATSDIQSPSKDDGSTLNTAEGRGEPGSAVDLEALQKRIKRQESLLQRCKEMIRSSKERSAQLSSENEVLQQQLQERLQELEKMKELHTTEKTKLITQLGDAKNLIEQLEQDKGMVIAETKRQMHETLEMKEEEIAQLRSRLQQTITQKDELQEQKEKSEKAAFEELERALGVAQRAEEARRQIQLRMEEQVKQVEKTSEEERRGLQQELTRVKQEVVTIMKKSSEDRIAEMERLHSEAMAKKEQELSAQIKQAVEQCREELLRLAQEKDQQVSLALEEAELQKAVIQSEGENQAKELQLELESAKTRIQELESCLGSLEKDPGNSDKLSVQLEEQRKKHEADIAALEEVHKQELEKTKTEQITVLNQQRDAAVEELVEKHKAEIESILKDKEEQFHSHVEDMNKKMLDKLSDKQTEIETLSSELSELLNSKQQLQERLLNVETTSETKRQDFEERLKEERAKYQAEIEDMKQKEQSCAGEEKMLKDEINQLKIVLEEKEKILEEHVLREKTLQKGSAQFEELRLREQSNKEALEESRSQISTLTEELQQTKNQVKDLEQTLEAVRNDGREKEVYLEQKTSELQEIVQKMEQVKRELSEKENLHAATCKTMQEEQNRLRKQLEDQKSSHEKKLENIRKDMDCKLKSQENKMEKFKQKAKEAQDKLKKQLQDQEENAKAELSKKAQEIELKDQQLKEKILDMEQPSSEGLSNAMSDLEANHKEHLVRLQLTHKQEHEDLIRRWQEKLNQLEEELQEKHAQSLQEKAQELEEISQLLVASREEKEQVMKDIQNLREELAMRETTVQKLQTELREAASKLESLSEGEGLLTRQVETMEKNLNQALNERNHLQDELRKAEESNKKKFQSISEELVNTQQKLNMLETSKCKEGEDLQRTLEEKTAELQNKEKEFQTQLCAISKEFVQCCQEAQTKLDGFSVELCTKVEERVGELQRRVIDHQNKVIYLRNIIMTKDNRISTLEKELQQTLDENHSLKSSLDEVTLQFRASSETLKALQTERESLQSNAENHSQVLSEKDLQIKQLCEEKEHVSGNLQANVLQISNLESVINDLKTQLASSITEKEQAISLLNQQHNEDKETVKCQMGEMVERLEKEKTSLQEQVDSLRNKFSELKKKFSQSHSSVKSLQDKVADMERQIAEKDNQLQMLTASIDNHSLTKSEMDQALTEKEQRVHALTSELESCSKKVCDLEEQLELRTKEREQLTADLQQHFTIRESEKIELMKQVQEAQDQSSQNGALIQKTEESLQSLRKDIETAKQELESKRNDFEREKAEILRAKEEAVKAAQEKASAETTGKVSELKKKAEQKIGMIRKQLTSQIEEKEQAIKDLQEQLEGIKQTQTEKEERIKSLEEIEKTMEEANAKLKEEHEKHLQELLQKENKERQSSLQNLEDMYKEKLAALHKDMSAKEEQSATSARETSLRLGELETKLSESNEQIANYQTEISRLKADLLEQTTQVQELQQTCSDLQEQIKEKLIEEVEVEHVSEVQTICNRLGMEPAMLAAKENVETVGYQDDWTSQKDLLVKEYEEKLHDLQQRLEEKENQLKAQQSSTQGNGDTVNECLINNTNTSESDLQRRLVEVENEKQKLHKDYTRLVKDLRSLRKEHEKDLEFLKKEMTEESEKKLKLEIEDMEMKQNSALKQLMREFNTQIALKEKELEGSVKETIEKAQGVETELINNHREEVSQLQKIIAQKEEDLNKTVQRYEQVLQSREVEMGDRVCEVQKELEELQQRSLSGPQGLDELKVQLAEKTTMLSEARLKEQEYHDRIHALEDKLRRSHKTAVVTHLGSSYRDMSHNSVDPFTQPTELEYLRKVLFEYMMGRETKTMAKVLTSMLKFPPDQAQKLLEHEDSRVMPWLR, encoded by the exons ATGTTTAAGAAGCTGAAGCAGAAGGTGATCGAGGAGCAGTCTCCTCAGCGGAGCAGCGCGCAG GTGAGTTCAGGAGAGAGGCGCGCTCAGCCCCCTTTGTTGAACCAAGATGCCCCGTCCTCCCCAAGTGACCGAGAG CTGCTGGCTGGGATGATAGCAGAGCCTGCTTTTCTCTCTGAGTATACTATCTTTGCTCTGGACCACTCAAAACGACCCAAAGCGGCCCAGGTGCCCAGTGCG AGCGTTAAAGCGGCCGGCAGCTCTCCGAGAGGAAGTCTGAACGGAGATGAAATCGCTTCTCCTCAG TCTCTGGCCCAGAAGCTGCAGCAGAAGGTTTCTTCGGTGGAGTCTCTGCTCCGGGGTTCGGCCCGCGGTGAAGGGCTCTTTCGCTCCGGCTCCCGGGACAGTCTGGTCCGAAGCTCCTCCAGAGAATCGCTCACTCTCGTCGGAGAGAACGAGGCCCAGACGACGCCGGCGTACGACCCTTCGTCAGACGTCGAGAGTGAGGCGGAGGATTCGCCCGGCAGCGTTGAGAGTCTGTCTAAAGAGCAGCTCTTGAACCGCCTGCACCGGGTCGAGAGGAGCCTTGGCAACTACAGGGGGAAGTACTCCGAG TTGATTACGGCCTACCGAACTGTACAGCGGGATAAAGAGAAAACTCAG gccatCCTCAGCCAGAGTCAAGATAAAGCCCTAAGAAGAATCGGAGAGCTCAGGGAG GAGCTTCAGATGGACCAGCAGACCAAGAAACACCTGCAGGAGGAGTTTGATGCTGCTCTCGAGGAGAAGGACCAGATGATCACTGTGCTTCagacacaa GTTTCTCTCTTGAAGAAGCGTCTGCAGGCGTCTGGAGGTGTGCTTTCGTCAGAAGTAGAGACCTCCACAGATACGGTTGATGCGACCTCTGACATTCAGAGCCCCTCGAAAGACGACGGCTCGACGCTTAACACAG CAGAGGGCAGGGGAGAGCCGGGCAGCGCGGTGGACCTTGAGGCTCTTCAGAAGCGAATCAAAAGGCAAGAGAGTCTCCTGCAGAGATGTAAAGAGATGATTCGATCCAGTAAAGAGCGCAGCGCTCAGCTGAGCAGCGAGAACGAGGTTTTACAGCAGCAGCTGCAGGAGAGACTGCAAGAGCTTGAGAAAATGAAG GAGCTCCACACTACAGAGAAGACGAAGCTGATCACACAGCTGGGAGACGCCAAGAACCTCATCGAGCAGCTGGAGCAGGACAAG GGAATGGTCATCGCAGAAACCAAGCGTCAGATGCACGAGACTTTGGAGATGAAGGAAGAGGAGATCGCTCAGCTGCGCTCCAGACTCCAGCAGACTATCACTCAGAAAGACGAGCTGCAGGAACAGAAAGAGAAATCAGAGAAAGCAG CGTTTGAAGAGCTGGAGCGAGCCCTCGGTGTGGCCCAGCGGGCGGAGGAGGCACGCCGCCAGATACAGCTGAGGATGGAGGAGCAGGTGAAGCAGGTGGAGAAAACCAgcgaggaagagaggagaggcttGCAACAGGAGCTGACCAGAGTCAAACAGGAAGTGGTCACCATTATGAAG aaatCCTCAGAGGACAGGATTGCAGAAATGGAACGGTTACATTCAGAAGCTATGGCTAAAAAAGAACAGGAACTGAGTGCTCAGATCAAACAAGCAGTG GAACAGTGTCGTGAGGAATTGTTGCGATTGGCACAGGAAAAAGACCAGCAGGTGTCTCTTGCTCTGGAGGAGGCCGAGCTGCAGAAAGCTGTGATTCAGTCTGAAGGAGAAAACCAAGCCAAGGAACTACAGCTAGAGTTGGAGTCAGCCAAAACG agaATTCAAGAGCTTGAGAGTTGTCTAGGTAGCTTGGAGAAGGATCCTGGCAACTCGGATAAACTCTCTGTACAACTAGAAGAGCAGAGAAAGAAACATGAGGCTGATATAGCTGCTTTAGAAGAAGTACATAAGCAGGAGCtagaaaagacaaagacagagcAGATAACAGTCCTTAATCAGCAGCGTGATGCTGCTGTGGAGGAGCTTGTGGAGAAACATAAAGCGGAAATTGAATCTATTCTGAAAGACAAGGAGGAACAGTTCCATTCTCATGTGGAAGACATGAACAAAAAGATGCTTGATAAACTGAGTGACAAACAAACTGAGATTGAGACCCTGTCTTCTGAGCTTAGTGAGCTACTAAATAGTAAACAACAGTTACAAGAGAGACTGTTAAATGTGGAGACTACCAGTGAAACTAAAAGACAAGATTTTGAGGAAAGACTAAAGGAAGAACGAGCAAAATATCAGGCTGAGATTGAAGATATGAAACAGAAAGAACAGTCGTGTGCAGGGGAGGAGAAAATGCTGAAAGACGAGATAAATCAGCTGAAGATTGTGTTGGAGGAGAAGGAAAAAATACTAGAGGAACATGTGCTTAGAGAAAAGACTTTGCAAAAAGGAAGTGCACAGTTCGAGGAGCTTCGACTCAGGGAACAGTCAAATAAAGAAGCTCTTGAGGAATCAAGATCTCAGATAAGCACACTTACAGAAGAACTCCAGCAAACCAAGAATCAAGTGAAAGATCTTGAGCAAACCCTTGAGGCAGTGCGCAATGATGGTCGGGAGAAAGAAGTGTATCTTGAGCAAAAGACAAGTGAACTTCAGGAAATAGTGCAGAAGATGGAGCAAGTCAAGAGGGAACTGTCTGAAAAAGAAAATCTGCATGCTGCAACCTGCAAAACTATGCAAGAGGAGCAAAACCGGTTGAGGAAGCAGCTGGAAGACCAGAAGAGTTCTCACGAGAAGAAACTTGAGAACATTAGGAAAGACATGGATTGCAAGCTGAAATCCCAGGAAAACAAGATGGAGAAGTTCAAGCAGAAAGCCAAGGAAGCGCAGGACAAGTTGAAGAAGCAGCTTCAGGATCAAGAGGAGAATGCCAAAGCAGAGTTATCCAAGAAAGCTCAAGAGATTGAATTGAAAGACCAGCAACTGAAGGAGAAGATCCTTGACATGGAGCAACCAAGCTCTGAGGGCCTCAGCAACGCCATGTCTGATTTGGAGGCCAATCACAAAGAACACTTAGTCAGGCTTCAGTTGACTCATAAACAAGAGCATGAAGATCTTATTCGTCGCTGGCAGGAGAAACTCAACCAGCTTGAGGAGGAGTTGCAAGAAAAACATGCTCAGTCTTTGCAAGAAAAAGCCCAAGAGTTGGAAGAGATCTCTCAGCTGCTTGTTGCCAGCAGGGAAGAAAAGGAACAGGTTATGAAAGACATCCAGAACCTCAGGGAGGAGCTTGCCATGAGGGAAACCACTGTGCAGAAACTACAGACAGAGCTCAGGGAGGCTGCAAGCAAGCTGGAAAGTTTATCTGAAGGGGAGGGTTTACTTACAAGACAAGTCGAAACCATGGAAAAGAATCTGAACCAGGCCTTGAATGAAAGAAACCATTTGCAGGACGAATTGAGAAAGGCTGAGGAATCTAATAAAAAGAAATTCCAGAGCATATCTGAAGAGTTGGTAAACACCCAGCAAAAGTTGAATATGCTTGAAACGTCCAAGTGTAAAGAGGGCGAGGATCTCCAGAGAACACTAGAAGAAAAAACTGCTGAActccaaaataaagaaaaagagttCCAGACGCAATTGTGTGCCATCTCGAAGGAGTTTGTGCAGTGTTGTCAGGAAGCCCAGACTAAGTTGGATGGTTTTTCTGTTGAACTGTGTACGAAAGTTGAAGAACGCGTTGGGGAGTTACAACGCCGGGTGATAGATCATCAGAATAAGGTCATATATCTAAGAAATATTATCATGACGAAGGACAACAGAATTAGCACTTTAGAGAAAGAACTTCAGCAGACTTTGGATGAGAACCATAGTCTAAAGAGCTCTCTTGATGAGGTGACTCTTCAGTTTAGGGCAAGTTCAGAAACTCTTAAAGCCTTACAAACCGAAAGAGAGTCTCTGCAGTCCAATGCAGAGAATCATTCCCAAGTACTTTCTGAGAAAGACCTTCAAATCAAGCAGCTCTGTGAGGAAAAAGAACACGTATCAGGAAATCTCCaagcaaatgttttgcaaatcagCAATCTAGAATCAGTCATAAATGACTTGAAGACTCAGTTAGCAAGTAGCATAACCGAGAAAGAGCAAGCCATATCTCTGCTGAATCAGCAGCACAATGAGGACAAGGAAACGGTTAAATGCCAAATGGGAGAGATGGTGGAAAGGCTTGAGAAAGAGAAGACCTCGCTTCAAGAGCAGGTAGACTCACTTAGGAATAAGTTCTCTGAGCTGAAAAAGAAGTTCAGTCAGAGTCACAGCTCTGTTAAATCTCTTCAAGATAAAGTTGCAGACATGGAGAGGCAGATTGCTGAGAAGGACAACCAACTTCAGATGCTCACTGCTAGCATTGACAATCACTCCCTTACTAAGTCAGAAATGGACCAGGCTCTTACCGAGAAAGAACAAAGAGTTCATGCCTTGACCTCAGAGTTGGAAAGCTGCTCAAAGAAAGTTTGTGATCTGGAGGAGCAGCTAGAGTTGCGGACAAAAGAGCGAGAACAACTCACAGCCGATTTGCAGCAGCACTTTACCATTAGGGAGAGCGAAAAGATTGAGTTGATGAAGCAGGTCCAGGAAGCTCAGGACCAAAGCTCTCAAAATGGTGCCCTAATCCAGAAAACTGAGGAAAGTCTTCAATCTTTGAGGAAAGACATTGAAACAGCCAAGCAGGAACTAGAATCAAAACGAAATGACTTTGAGAGGGAGAAGGCTGAGATCCTGAGGGCGAAAGAAGAGGCTGTGAAGGCAGCCCAAGAAAAGGCGTCAGCTGAAACGACTGGTAAAGTATCTGAGTTGAAGAAGAAGGCAGAGCAAAAGATTGGCATGATTCGTAAGCAGCTGACGTCACAAATTGAGGAAAAGGAGCAGGCTATCAAAGACCTGCAGGAACAGTTGGAAGGCATAAAGCAAACCCAGACTGAAAAAGAAGAACGGATAAAGTCTCTAGAGGAAATTGAGAAAACAATGGAGGAGGCCAATGCAAAATTAAAGGAAGAGCATGAAAAGCATCTACAAGAATTGCTACAGAAAGAAAACAAGGAAAGACAGTCCTCTCTGCAAAACCTAGAAGATATGTATAAGGAGAAGCTTGCTGCTCTTCACAAAGACATGTCTGCAAAGGAGGAGCAATCTGCCACTTCTGCTAGAGAAACTTCTTTAAGACTTGGAGAGCTTGAGACCAAACTCTCGGAATCGAATGAGCAGATTGCAAATTACCAAACTGAGATAAGTCGCCTTAAAGCAGACCTGCTTGAACAGACAACTCAAGTGCAGGAGCTGCAGCAGACTTGCTCGGATCTTCAAGAACAGATCAAGGAGAAACTGATTGAAGAAGTTGAGGTGGAACATGTTTCTGAAGTTCAAACGATTTGCAATAGATTAGGAATGGAGCCTGCAATGCTAGCGGCCAAGGAAAACGTGGAAACTGTCGGGTACCAAGATGACTGGACAAGCCAAAAGGACTTGTTGGTAAAGGAATATGAGGAGAAGCTTCATGATTTGCAGCAGAGActagaagagaaagaaaatcaaCTAAAAGCACAACAGAGTTCAACTCAAGGAAACGGGGATACTGTTAATGAGTGCCTAATCAACAATACAAACACCTCAGAGAGTGATCTTCAGAGAAGGCTGGTAGAGGTTGAGAATGAAAAGCAGAAGCTTCACAAAGATTACACCAGACTAGTGAAAGACCTTCGGTCTCTAAGGAAAGAACATGAGAAGGATCTGGAATTCCTGAAAAAGGAAATGACAGAGGAAAGCGAAAAGAAGCTCAA GCTTGAAATTGAAGATATGGAAATGAAACAAAATTCCGCTCTTAAGCAGTTAATGAGGGAGTTCAACACCCAGATTGCCCTGAAAGAAAAGGAACTGGAAGGTTCAGTTAAGGAAACCATTG AGAAAGCTCAGGGTGTGGAAACCGAGCTTATAAATAACCATCGAGAAGAAGTCAGTCAACTTCAGAAAATAATCGCTCAGAAGGAAGAAGACCTGAACAAAACGGTTCAGCGTTACGAACAGGTCCTTCAG AGTCGTGAGGTGGAGATGGGCGACCGCGTGTGTGAGGTGCAGAAGGAGTTAGAGGAGCTACAGCAGAGGAGTCTCAGTGGCCCTCAG gGTCTTGACGAGTTAAAG GTTCAGCTTGCAGAAAAGACGACCATGCTGAGTGAAGCCAGGCTAAAAGAGCAGGAATACCACGACAGG attcaTGCTCTAGAAGACAAACTAAGACGCTCCCATAAAACGGCAGTGGTGACTCACCTGGGAAGCTCTTATAGAG ATATGTCACACAACAGTGTGGACCCCTTCACCCAGCCGACCGAATTAGAGTACCTCAGGAAGGTCTTGTTTGAGTACATGATGGGAAGAGAGACAAAG ACAATGGCCAAGGTTTTAACATCCATGCTGAAGTTTCCTCCGGACCAGGCGCAGAAGCTTCTGGAGCATGAGGATTCCCGTGTGATG